A window of Punica granatum isolate Tunisia-2019 chromosome 8, ASM765513v2, whole genome shotgun sequence genomic DNA:
CAGCGAAGTTTTCCATCTTTTGATACCCAAGCTGGAGATAAATTGTTTCTGCATTAGTCCACTTCATAAATTCCTTCGGCTCAAAGGACCTCTGCTTTTCCAAACATActatcttattcttcttctgccCATGCTCAGATACCAACCATAAAGCCATATCTCGAACTACATCATGCATTTTAAAATCTTCGCCAATACCCTCGTCAACTACCTCCAACAAACAAACACGTATGAGGTATCTGATTATATCGATTCCCCAATCACGTGCTTCATGTGAACATTCACATTCGCTGAGAAAGCCctcccccatccatagatcaATCAACTCATCCACATCAAATACATAATCCTCTGGGAATATTGAACAATACAAGAAGCACTTCTTCTGCGTTTCATTTGGCAAAGCATCATAGCTAAATTCTAGCACGGAGAGCACCCTTTCTGTCATTCTTGTAAAGTCTGATGGGCGATTCTCCAAATATTTAATAGCTCGTCCCCACTCATCGGGATGCTTCTTACCGGCCATAGCTGCCCCTACAGTAATAAGAGCAAGCGGCAAGTACGAGCACTCTTTAACTAGAGATTCGGCAagccttgggatttcaacatgGGCGGTCCAAGTTTCTTCACCCACCTTCTCTCGGAATAGTTCGAGGGCTTTATCTCGTGGCAAACAACCAATCTTCTTTGTCCTCTCAGCTTGCATTAGACCACATACTTCCCCTGATCGGGTTGTGAAGATGATCTTTGACTGCCGTTGATGACCGCGATAAGGGATGCCAATATTCAAGAGATTTATTTCGTCCCATACGTCATCCAAAAAGAGCAGAAAACTCTTTCTCTTCATGATGTTCAATATCTTGGGAGCTCTATCGAATTCACTGGTGCGATCCCATTCCGATTTAGGGAGATTCAATTTATCCCAGATGGCTTTCTGAATTTTTGTAGGATCAATTGGTTGGGACACCACAACCCAAGCAACAACATCATAATCATTCCGAATTCCCAGGAATTCATTGTGGATTTTCTTTAGGAGGGTGGTCTTTCCCACACCGCCCATGCCATATATCCCTATACGTCTCACGCTGTCATCTTGAACCCACTTCCATACCTCCTCAAAGCTGGAATCTAAGCCCACTGGCGGCTCGAGAGGTATCTCAAACATCGGGGGATCAGCAGGCTCGTAGGCAACATCTTCCTTGACCTTGAAGTTACGGCCTTCGACCAGCGCAGTCTCTATCTCGACTCCCTTTGCCTCGGCAAGCTTCGACTGCTTGTAACGTGAGCGGCAGTTGCTGAGACAGAGTCCGCACAGGCAATTCGTTCCCATCATATCCTTCCCCTTGACCAGAATCTCTTCGGCCTTCTCCCTATGGGTTTCCACCCTGTGCAACCAGCCAGCCACGTCGTGCTTTCGGATCCATCGATCTCCTTCTTCAGCTGTTGAGACCAGTCGGTCCACGTCATCATAGACATGGCCCAGCTCTCCGATCTTGCTCTCGAGGGTAGTCAAATTGTCACCGAGACTCTTGATGTACCTTCTGTAATTCGCCGTGCGATCCCAGCACGTGAGGCAAGCGCCAAACACAGCGTTCGCGATATCCGCCATTTGGGTCTTTTGACTGAAAGTTGAAAATGATGACGGTAACAGTTCCAGAAGATGAATTTAGTGTCCAAAATATGAGTTCGCCTGATCAGTTACCTTTGAGTATTATCACGCTTGGGAGGAGGGGCACGGTGGCGAGCCGCCGCTACTGAGGAGGAGCTAGCGATAGAGTCAAGCGTGCTGGTCTCCGGATCCCAGAAGATAAGACAGAGGTGAGCTCGTTGATAACACGCTGGTGTTGGGACGAGGACTATCGAGGTCGTTGCCGATGAAGAAGGCAGACGATGACATAATTTGAAAGAAGATTCTTTTCACATACGCCCGTTTTTCACAATACAAAGCAGAGTGGTccccttttttctcttttcttttcttttcttttcttttcacacGGCAGCTTTAGAGATCAAACccacattattattattattattttctttttctttcccatgCATTCACACTGTCGTAGTAATGGTATTGGGGAAAAGGTTGTGGGCGGGTGTGAGTCACTCATCAATTCTTTAGGAAAATTAAggggtgtttggtttcaaaattaaaataattttaattttaattttaattgtaaaaaaaaagagataatattataaatttaatttgaaaaatgtatatttttattatttaataaataaattttaaaattaaaatcatgattataAGTAAACCAAACGGAAAGCAAACGACAAATATAAAGGTCGAGTGGGGCCAGGCGTAATTAGATTTTAGATGATTAGGGGACACAGTCCACATCGCTGATTTTTCTACCACCCAAAAATGTCCAACTATCAATAACTCCAATctccaaataaaaaagaattaaaactCATCACTACATCATCTTTTATACATAGATACAAGGCGAACCGAGCCAAATGCCCTCGAAACGTTCCGTTTCTGAATGAGATATTCTCAAAttttttgagttaaagttttttattttattattttccattacaaaattatcaataaaatctcttgaaaatcttccaaaattaattatatttgattatATAATTATCAACAGATTATTTTGGAATTCTTTATCAAACCGTTATCAATTgcacaaaatcaaaatcagatTTACTTCTTAAAGTGTTCAGTTCTGATTAGGGATTTCAGTTTTTTTGGAGCCTTTTGAATCCAATTCATTAAAACCTCATTTTCTTTAGaccttttataaattttcctCTTCAGATGCAGCCTAATCCCTTTCCCCGTCTAAGCATCCCGTTCACACCGGATCTGCCGCGTTCAAGAGAATTTTCTTATGAAAAAGCATAACAAAGAGCAGCACAAAAAGTGGAATTCAATAAGGACACCCAGTAATTATGAAAAAACACTCAAAAAAAGAATGGCGAAAAACCTACGCAAAGCAGTACGGTCTCTCATTGTCAACGATATCAAACCGTCATCAATTGCACAAAATCAATTTACTTCGGTCGAGTTTTACGGATCAACTAAGTGTATTGGAAATTCCAAATCAGGTAAtaaatatccaaaattctctacatataaattcaatatattcCTTTTAAATCGAGGTGTGCTGGAGGTTCATGATTGGAGGTTTACATTACCGAATCTCCTGTGCTTTTTGCTTTTTACAAATTTAACCATTATGCTTCCTCCCCATgtcaatatattttattatctagGAGGAGTTACGCTCACTTGTTTTTTAGTACAAGCAGCTACGGGGTTTGCTATGACTTTTTACTACCGTCCAATTGTTACTGAGGCTTTTGCTTCTGTTCAATACATGATGACTGAAGCTTAGGTTCATTGCTCCAGCCCAGAATACGATTAATCCGGCATAGGatcttttttattgatttttttatcacATTGTGATACGACGTGACATGAGTGTGAAAGGGATTTAAGAATTAGTTTTCTATTTATGAGggctaaaataatttattttgactttttaaTCTCATATTGTAAGGTGAGTCtcgaaaaatatgaaagaaaGATCTCCCTCCAAGCCgtacatataatttttatcgAATATGGTTTTCCACGTAATTCTATATGTATCCGCATCTCATTCACTTGCATGCAAGCTACatattcatatacatatatataaatatatatatatatatattatttcttttggatgaaactatatatatatatatatatattaattctgctaaatttatatattgctTGGTCTATAATTTTTCGTGTgcaaatttcataattaaattcCTTTATTCTTGACTCAACATTATTTAATTGAAgttcattattatttatctttCCAACTccaattgcatatatatatatatataatagttttAGCTGCTCACCATATGTATAGTTGAGGAAGACAATCAAACGGAGAGATGGTTATGCTCCGTTAATAATGTCTTTTTGATTTAATTATGCTTGATAGTTCTGATTGGAAGTTTAATCATCAtggtatacatatatatacatatagtaaTTATATACTTCAATGTATTAattgaaaagaataataaaagatgaattaattttatccttttgggtgtattaattttaagaacaaatttataaaatatttcttttcaaaagctcaatttttaatacaatGTAACACCATACAAGTATTGACAATGTCAAAGACCAAAAATGTCTATTATTTTGCTAAGGTACATGTGAGctcttcaattttaaaaacgtgaatttttcaatttttttcccattttatATCTTATACACTAACATAATAATTTCAGTTTCTCATTTTTTAATCAGAATTATTAGATTATGATCAAAGTTATTATTTAAtctcataaataataatattaaaggaaataaaaattataatgatgtatattaatatatataaatgtttaaaacactatattataaaattcttccaaaacaattattaaatttatcacGTGCAACGCACAGGCTCCACGATTagtattaatataaaaatacacacCATGCATGTATATAATGAGTACTCGACTTGCTAGGATTTGTTACGCACTGTTAAATCTAAAAAATACACACCATGCGTGAAAGATCAATTTTTGGTAGATCTGCGATAATATGCTTAGTTTTTAATTATGCAATGCAACCAAAATTGGAATGTAGGAAAATGACTTTCTAGGAACCAACTTAATATTAAAAGTCTTATAAATGATAACATCttaattgtgtatatatatagtaatcgTGCCACAATTATTCATAATGTATTGTTCAAATAgaaaattgatgaaagattTTAGTTTTTTGGGTGCTAAATTTCTTTTGAGTCAATTTTATTCCCACTTCATTTTCTTTAGaccttttataaattttccttTGCAGACGCAACCAAATCCCTTCCCCCGGTCTAAGCATACTGTTTACACCGGATTTACCACGTTCATGAGAATTTGGTTTTACAACACTTTCAGAATACTCAGACTAAATTGTCATATTCTCCATAACATCTCTTATAGTGCCAACATAAACATGGATTTATTCTAAGATACTAATTCAGAAGTTTACATATACATCGAGGGCATCAAGTAAGTTAAGACCACGAGGAAGCTCGTATTTGCAAATACAAAGAGTAGCATTCTCGATTTCCCTCCGAACTCGTCCGAGCAAGAGGCACAAACAATCATTCACAAGAAGATAAGGGCatgtatttattaataaactGTAAGGACATGACACAGAAAGCAAACCAAAAAGCAGCACAAAAGTGGAATTCAATAAGGACACCCACTACTTATGAAAAAGCcctcaaaaacaaaaagaaaaaaagataaagtgAGACTTTATTGATCTAAAGAATTGGACTCTGAATGGCAAAA
This region includes:
- the LOC116188065 gene encoding disease resistance protein SUMM2-like, which translates into the protein MADIANAVFGACLTCWDRTANYRRYIKSLGDNLTTLESKIGELGHVYDDVDRLVSTAEEGDRWIRKHDVAGWLHRVETHREKAEEILVKGKDMMGTNCLCGLCLSNCRSRYKQSKLAEAKGVEIETALVEGRNFKVKEDVAYEPADPPMFEIPLEPPVGLDSSFEEVWKWVQDDSVRRIGIYGMGGVGKTTLLKKIHNEFLGIRNDYDVVAWVVVSQPIDPTKIQKAIWDKLNLPKSEWDRTSEFDRAPKILNIMKRKSFLLFLDDVWDEINLLNIGIPYRGHQRQSKIIFTTRSGEVCGLMQAERTKKIGCLPRDKALELFREKVGEETWTAHVEIPRLAESLVKECSYLPLALITVGAAMAGKKHPDEWGRAIKYLENRPSDFTRMTERVLSVLEFSYDALPNETQKKCFLYCSIFPEDYVFDVDELIDLWMGEGFLSECECSHEARDWGIDIIRYLIRVCLLEVVDEGIGEDFKMHDVVRDMALWLVSEHGQKKNKIVCLEKQRSFEPKEFMKWTNAETIYLQLGYQKMENFAVTLPAFSSLSTLIIRGTSMNTFPKGFFSSMPLLRVLDLSSNSDLEDLPNDIGALVNLTYLDLRWTSIIKLPVELKTLTKLVFLLLDDKCDVPRGLIPSLPSLRVLWMSRPQIDDEGEELNVIEELMNGMNNQIDDVSLHLMVAADVQKLLTDCPHLQRCLRQLDLTECEGLRSLIIPKPSLRRMENLRALRIWECGLEEISVVKGESYCCGGETGRSDGSGSPPHPLPSSYYPELTSTSSCLESHNCFRSLKKIVIGDCDSLKEVTAVIYHAPSLTYLAIEHCDAMRELISGDVEDSRVVRTLSCLIHLQLTNLPELESICKRGLPFPSLKSLLVMECPKLKKLPLDSKSRAGARQLSRIEGGEKWWDGLRWDDPETKQYFSTKFVGR